A region from the Rufibacter sp. DG15C genome encodes:
- a CDS encoding M48 family metallopeptidase has translation MHQNILRLASCCLLTLAFFTTSCSSDKNGDRVLFGIDNDVKLGAQVSQEVDSTYRANGQLLDRNSANPGVQRAYVHLDKMVARLLASGAVSYKDEFAWDVKIINDPENLNAFATPGGHIYVFTGLIKYLDTEDQLAGVLGHEIAHADQRHTVKQLQKQYGINFLLSLVLNESSGEMQQIAGQVAGRLAGLKFSRDYERESDDYSVKYLAATKYYACDGAAGFFQKMQSLAQSGNIPEFISTHPNPDNRIAEIQARAKEAGCSTTPKAKANYNQFKRDLGLL, from the coding sequence ATGCACCAGAATATTCTTCGGCTTGCCTCCTGCTGCCTTCTAACTTTAGCCTTCTTCACGACCAGCTGCTCCTCAGATAAAAATGGTGACCGCGTCCTATTCGGGATTGACAATGATGTAAAATTGGGAGCCCAGGTGTCTCAGGAAGTAGATTCCACGTACCGCGCCAACGGCCAATTGTTGGATAGAAACTCGGCCAACCCTGGCGTACAACGCGCCTATGTACATTTAGACAAAATGGTGGCCCGTTTGCTGGCCTCAGGCGCCGTTAGCTACAAGGACGAATTTGCCTGGGATGTGAAAATCATCAATGACCCCGAAAACCTAAACGCCTTTGCCACACCTGGCGGTCATATTTATGTCTTTACCGGCCTCATCAAGTACCTGGACACCGAGGACCAGTTGGCTGGGGTATTGGGCCATGAGATTGCCCACGCAGATCAGCGTCATACGGTCAAACAACTGCAGAAACAATACGGCATCAATTTTTTGCTATCCTTGGTCTTGAATGAAAGCTCTGGTGAAATGCAACAGATAGCTGGACAGGTGGCGGGTAGATTAGCCGGGCTTAAATTCAGCCGGGACTATGAGCGCGAGTCTGATGATTATTCTGTCAAATACCTGGCTGCCACCAAGTACTACGCCTGTGATGGAGCGGCTGGCTTCTTCCAGAAAATGCAATCCCTGGCGCAGAGTGGCAACATTCCAGAGTTTATCAGCACCCACCCTAATCCAGACAACCGCATTGCAGAGATACAGGCCCGCGCCAAAGAAGCAGGTTGCAGCACTACGCCTAAGGCAAAGGCCAATTACAACCAGTTTAAACGAGACTTGGGATTGCTATAG
- a CDS encoding exonuclease domain-containing protein: MYAIIDIETTGSQPSDDRITEIAVFIHDGNQVVDQYSTLINPGRPIPFFISQLTGITDEMVRDAPKFHEVAKDIVQITDGKVFVAHNVRFDYSFLKKEFSDLGFNFQRKTLCTVRLSRKLMPGLPSYSLGKLCKSIDIPLRLRHRAIGDAEATAVLFDRLLKIDQAKVDADQDDKLDGGSALTKEIKTSLLPPNISREMVDALPLEAGVYYFHDESGEIIYVGKSKSIRKRIIQHFSIDFKSKKSIEFKNRIASITYERTGSELVALLFESDEIKKRKPFYNRAQRRSVYHSGIFTYTDQDGYLRMTFQKAKTEMAPVITLANQFQAKNFLFSRVAKFNLCQKLCDLYKSNGACFDYQVHQCNGACIGKEAPEEYNKRVQMALDAFKYDHDNFVVIGKGRQPDEKSVVVVENGSYRGFGYVDESFSASSLEDFLDVIKRYNDNKDTQQILRGYLRTKHTDKVLIF; the protein is encoded by the coding sequence GTGTACGCCATCATAGACATAGAAACCACTGGTAGCCAACCCTCAGACGACAGAATCACTGAAATAGCAGTCTTCATCCATGACGGCAACCAGGTGGTAGACCAATATTCTACGCTCATAAACCCAGGAAGGCCCATCCCCTTCTTTATCTCCCAGCTCACGGGCATCACAGATGAGATGGTGCGCGATGCGCCCAAGTTCCATGAGGTGGCCAAAGACATTGTGCAGATCACTGACGGTAAAGTCTTCGTGGCCCATAACGTACGCTTTGACTATTCCTTCCTGAAAAAAGAATTCTCAGACTTGGGGTTTAACTTTCAGCGGAAGACCTTGTGCACCGTGCGCCTTAGCCGGAAATTGATGCCTGGTTTGCCTTCTTATAGTCTGGGAAAGCTTTGCAAAAGCATTGACATTCCCTTGCGTCTGCGTCACCGCGCCATTGGCGACGCTGAGGCGACGGCCGTTCTATTTGACCGCCTTCTAAAAATAGACCAAGCCAAAGTTGACGCCGACCAGGATGACAAATTGGATGGCGGTTCTGCCTTGACCAAGGAGATTAAAACATCGCTGCTGCCACCCAATATCTCTAGAGAAATGGTAGACGCACTGCCCCTGGAGGCGGGTGTGTATTACTTTCATGATGAGAGTGGTGAGATTATCTACGTGGGTAAAAGCAAGAGCATCAGAAAACGGATTATCCAGCATTTTAGCATTGACTTTAAGAGCAAGAAGTCCATTGAGTTCAAGAACCGCATTGCCAGCATCACCTATGAGCGCACGGGCAGCGAGTTGGTGGCCTTGTTATTTGAGTCTGATGAGATTAAGAAGCGCAAACCTTTTTACAACCGTGCCCAACGCCGCAGTGTCTATCATTCGGGTATTTTCACTTACACAGACCAGGACGGTTACCTGCGCATGACCTTTCAGAAGGCCAAAACTGAAATGGCGCCGGTCATCACGCTGGCCAACCAATTCCAGGCCAAGAACTTTTTGTTCAGTCGGGTGGCCAAGTTTAACCTTTGCCAGAAGCTCTGTGATCTGTATAAATCCAATGGGGCTTGTTTTGATTACCAGGTGCACCAGTGCAACGGCGCCTGTATTGGCAAGGAAGCCCCAGAAGAATACAACAAGCGCGTGCAGATGGCCTTAGACGCCTTCAAATATGACCATGACAATTTTGTGGTGATAGGCAAAGGACGGCAGCCAGACGAGAAGTCGGTAGTAGTAGTGGAGAATGGTAGTTACCGGGGCTTCGGGTACGTGGATGAGTCCTTTAGCGCCTCTAGCTTGGAAGATTTTCTGGATGTCATTAAACGTTACAATGACAACAAAGACACCCAGCAGATTTTGAGAGGTTACCTGAGAACCAAACACACGGACAAAGTTCTGATTTTCTAA
- a CDS encoding DUF4440 domain-containing protein: MRSRLTLTSLGLLLCFSLSFCTTKVPSVSTVQPEIQRIMDDQSQAWNRGDLEGFMAHYWKSDSLVFIGKSGPTYGWQKTLENYQKGYPNKDAMGQLKFTLLKTDVLSPETLFVVGKWHLTRTIGDVGGHFSLVFKKINGQWKIIADHSS; encoded by the coding sequence ATGCGCTCCCGTCTTACCCTGACGTCTCTTGGCTTGCTACTGTGCTTTAGCCTGAGTTTCTGTACTACAAAAGTGCCCTCCGTTTCTACAGTGCAGCCAGAGATTCAACGCATCATGGATGACCAAAGCCAAGCCTGGAACCGCGGCGATTTGGAAGGCTTTATGGCTCATTACTGGAAGTCTGACTCACTTGTATTCATCGGCAAAAGCGGACCTACCTATGGATGGCAGAAAACCTTGGAGAATTATCAGAAAGGCTATCCCAACAAAGACGCCATGGGGCAACTGAAGTTTACCTTACTTAAAACAGATGTCCTTAGCCCCGAAACGCTTTTTGTGGTGGGCAAATGGCACTTGACCAGAACCATTGGAGATGTGGGTGGCCACTTTTCTTTGGTATTCAAAAAAATCAATGGCCAATGGAAAATTATTGCTGACCATTCTAGTTAA
- the mtgA gene encoding monofunctional biosynthetic peptidoglycan transglycosylase, protein MAKNQSTSSFTWADARWLFLKLCITLFLVTVLWVLAYRWIDPPVTLYMLSKRSEPAPKTQKTEEIQYKFVELEEMSMQLPLAVIAAEDQLYLTHNGFDFKAIKKAFETNINSKKTVGGSTISQQVAKNVFLWHGRSYLRKGVEMYFTFLIEVLWGKERIMEVYLNIAEMGDHVFGVHAACQKFYNTTPEKIGRQQAALIAASLPNPIKYSVANPNGYMLRNRRRIVRNMGRLGGTEYINKWLQWKK, encoded by the coding sequence ATGGCTAAAAACCAAAGCACTTCGTCGTTTACGTGGGCAGACGCCCGATGGCTTTTCTTGAAGCTATGCATCACGCTTTTTCTGGTGACTGTCTTGTGGGTACTAGCCTATAGATGGATTGATCCGCCTGTTACGCTGTACATGCTCTCAAAGCGCTCAGAACCAGCCCCAAAAACGCAAAAGACTGAAGAAATACAATACAAGTTCGTGGAACTGGAGGAGATGTCCATGCAGCTGCCTTTGGCTGTCATTGCCGCCGAGGACCAACTCTACCTCACCCACAACGGTTTTGATTTCAAAGCCATAAAAAAGGCGTTTGAGACCAACATCAACAGCAAGAAAACGGTAGGCGGCAGCACCATTAGCCAGCAGGTAGCCAAAAACGTCTTTCTTTGGCACGGCCGTAGCTATCTGCGCAAAGGCGTGGAGATGTACTTTACCTTTCTCATTGAAGTGCTCTGGGGAAAGGAACGCATCATGGAAGTCTACTTGAACATAGCCGAAATGGGGGACCATGTCTTTGGTGTGCACGCAGCCTGCCAGAAATTCTACAACACCACCCCAGAAAAAATAGGCAGACAACAAGCCGCTTTGATTGCCGCCTCCTTGCCCAACCCCATCAAATACTCGGTGGCAAATCCTAACGGGTACATGCTGCGCAACCGCCGGCGCATTGTGCGCAACATGGGCAGGTTAGGAGGTACCGAATACATTAATAAATGGCTCCAATGGAAAAAATAA
- a CDS encoding GNAT family N-acetyltransferase, which yields MIPLENARLVLQPLTKEQLSLYLLNDGSLEKQLGVGYTPKAINHDLKDGLERHFLPLVGSHPTDFYFYTLWSIVLKEENVLVGDLCFKGAPDEEGHIEIGYGTYDHYQNKGIMTEAVALLLTWCKTRPEIKTVLAETETGNTASEKILQKNGFTCYHKGRDNSWWKISLRNQ from the coding sequence ATGATTCCTCTTGAAAACGCGCGCCTTGTGCTGCAGCCGCTCACCAAAGAGCAGCTGAGCTTGTATCTTTTGAACGACGGATCCTTAGAAAAACAACTAGGAGTGGGCTATACTCCCAAAGCCATCAACCACGACCTAAAGGACGGCTTAGAACGGCATTTTCTGCCCTTAGTGGGCAGCCACCCTACAGACTTTTATTTTTACACGCTGTGGTCCATTGTGCTCAAAGAAGAAAATGTCCTGGTAGGCGACCTCTGTTTTAAGGGCGCGCCAGATGAAGAAGGACACATTGAGATTGGCTATGGCACCTATGACCATTACCAGAACAAAGGCATCATGACCGAGGCCGTTGCCCTGCTGCTGACTTGGTGTAAAACGCGCCCAGAGATTAAAACCGTCCTCGCCGAAACGGAGACGGGCAACACTGCCTCAGAGAAAATCCTACAGAAAAACGGCTTCACCTGCTATCACAAAGGCCGCGACAACAGTTGGTGGAAAATTTCCTTACGAAACCAGTGA
- a CDS encoding App1 family protein has translation MLDWKKSLSSYLQKTDDSLDNLMQRLRNSLDLYKPLHIVPYRSYGTVNRLYLKGRVLANKGVTAAEDNDTLWKNLENMYRRFESDEVRDATIKVNFQEQEYTISTDREGYFMLNLEPKTPLQLEDIWHEMEVELHAANVASFEPGVMAKAHVLVPPPDAEYGIISDIDDTIVLTSATDVMMMSKHVFMNNARTRLPFAGVSVFYRSLQLGKNGKRNNPFFYVSSSPWNMYDLLHDFLDINDIPAGPLLLRDFGLMQNKFFGSDHMSHKFKEIQNILLTYPHLNFVLIGDSGQQDAPIYKEVIKEFPGRIICVYIRDVELPERAEIVNVITEELKGTVDMILVKDTAAAAKHAADTGLIFQEEIQKVEEQKDIDTSDAPGTSTTQTPAPVSKDTRGIKG, from the coding sequence ATGCTAGATTGGAAAAAATCCCTCAGTAGCTATTTACAAAAAACAGACGATTCCCTGGATAATTTGATGCAGCGCCTGCGCAATAGCCTGGATCTGTATAAGCCTTTGCATATTGTACCTTACAGAAGCTACGGCACCGTAAACCGCCTTTATTTGAAAGGGCGCGTGCTGGCCAACAAAGGCGTTACGGCTGCAGAAGACAATGACACCCTCTGGAAGAACCTGGAGAACATGTACCGCCGTTTTGAAAGTGACGAAGTGCGGGATGCCACCATCAAGGTGAATTTCCAGGAGCAGGAATACACCATCTCAACTGACCGCGAAGGGTATTTTATGCTAAACCTGGAGCCGAAGACGCCTCTGCAACTGGAGGATATCTGGCATGAGATGGAAGTAGAGTTGCACGCTGCCAACGTAGCTTCCTTTGAGCCTGGTGTCATGGCCAAAGCCCACGTGCTGGTGCCGCCGCCAGACGCCGAATACGGCATCATCTCAGACATTGATGACACCATTGTGCTAACCTCTGCCACAGACGTGATGATGATGTCAAAGCACGTGTTCATGAACAATGCCCGCACGCGGCTACCGTTTGCCGGAGTTTCTGTCTTTTACCGTTCCTTGCAACTAGGTAAAAACGGCAAGCGCAACAATCCTTTCTTTTATGTGAGCAGCAGCCCCTGGAACATGTATGACCTGTTGCATGATTTCCTGGACATCAATGACATTCCGGCGGGGCCTTTATTGTTGCGCGATTTTGGCCTGATGCAGAACAAGTTCTTTGGCAGTGACCACATGAGCCACAAGTTCAAGGAGATACAGAACATCCTGCTCACCTATCCGCACCTCAACTTTGTTTTAATTGGCGATAGTGGTCAGCAGGACGCCCCCATTTACAAGGAAGTGATTAAAGAGTTTCCGGGCAGAATCATTTGCGTGTACATACGGGATGTTGAGTTGCCAGAGCGTGCCGAGATTGTAAACGTGATCACGGAAGAATTGAAAGGCACCGTGGATATGATCTTAGTCAAAGACACCGCCGCTGCTGCCAAGCACGCGGCAGACACGGGTCTTATCTTCCAAGAAGAAATACAGAAAGTGGAAGAGCAGAAAGACATTGACACCAGTGATGCGCCCGGTACCTCCACCACGCAAACCCCTGCCCCTGTCAGCAAAGACACCCGGGGAATCAAAGGTTAA
- a CDS encoding DNA topoisomerase IB, protein MATSLTHAEIYADVAASAQQAGLRYLPDTKPGITRQAKGKKTEYFSAKGEKITDEKTLERVQKLVIPPAWTDVWISPSPNGHIQATGRDVKGRKQYVYHPEWQQTRSVNKFGRMMAFAKALPGIREQVEKDLRLKKLEKRKILAIVVELLDHSFIRIGNKTYAKENKSFGLTTLRDRHATIEGDHLRLEFVGKKGIKHEISIKDRRLARLVKQCQEIPGYDLFQYYDEEGNRQTLESGDVNEYLRSLSEEEFTAKDFRTWGGTVTMVECLETVLDQHPEIEKEASVKEAVKMVAKELGNTPTVCSKYYIHPEVVNLFKQDKLIDYLRKHDAKKKKENPYLTRTEEFVMKMLQEVK, encoded by the coding sequence ATGGCAACATCCTTGACGCACGCCGAAATTTACGCTGACGTAGCCGCTTCTGCCCAGCAGGCTGGCTTACGCTACCTGCCAGACACCAAACCGGGCATTACCAGGCAAGCAAAAGGCAAGAAAACCGAGTACTTCTCTGCCAAAGGCGAAAAGATCACGGATGAGAAAACCTTGGAACGGGTGCAAAAACTGGTTATTCCGCCGGCTTGGACGGATGTCTGGATTTCGCCTTCGCCCAATGGGCACATACAAGCCACGGGCCGGGACGTGAAAGGCCGCAAGCAGTACGTGTACCACCCAGAGTGGCAGCAGACCAGGAGCGTCAATAAGTTTGGCCGCATGATGGCTTTTGCAAAGGCCTTACCGGGTATTAGGGAGCAGGTTGAAAAAGACCTCAGGCTGAAGAAATTGGAGAAGCGTAAAATTTTGGCCATTGTGGTTGAACTGCTAGACCATTCTTTTATTAGGATAGGCAACAAGACCTACGCCAAGGAAAACAAATCCTTCGGGCTGACCACCTTGCGCGACCGCCACGCCACCATTGAAGGCGACCACCTGCGGTTGGAGTTTGTGGGCAAGAAGGGAATCAAGCATGAGATCAGCATCAAAGACCGAAGACTGGCCAGATTGGTTAAGCAGTGCCAGGAGATACCGGGGTATGACCTGTTCCAATATTATGACGAGGAAGGCAACCGACAGACCCTGGAATCTGGCGACGTGAATGAGTACCTGCGTTCTCTAAGCGAGGAAGAGTTTACGGCCAAGGACTTCAGGACTTGGGGCGGCACGGTCACCATGGTAGAATGCCTGGAAACGGTTTTAGACCAGCACCCCGAAATTGAGAAGGAAGCCTCTGTGAAGGAAGCGGTGAAAATGGTAGCCAAAGAGCTCGGCAACACGCCCACCGTGTGTAGCAAATACTACATTCACCCAGAGGTAGTCAACCTGTTTAAGCAAGACAAGCTGATTGATTATTTGCGCAAGCATGATGCTAAAAAGAAGAAAGAGAATCCCTATCTTACCCGTACCGAAGAGTTTGTCATGAAGATGCTGCAAGAAGTGAAATAG